A window of Candidatus Tectomicrobia bacterium genomic DNA:
GGATTCGAAAAGCCCAGGTTTGACAAGCCCCGCGGGGCTTCCCTATCATCGCCTTGGCGAAGGCGCGTAGCTCAGGGGGAGAGCGCTTGCTTGACACGCAAGAGGTCGGCGGTTCGAAACCGCCCGCGCCTACCATCTTGATTGCCCCGGGCCCGCCGGAGCCGAATTCCGCCGGCAGGGCCCGCTGGTTTCTTGCAGAGGAGCGTTAGGCACTCGCCTCCATTATGTCTGTCCGATCCCCGCATACGCATCCGCCCAAAGACGCCCTGGCGCTCCGCGTGAACGGCCAGGTGGTGGACCTCAACCGCTCCCTTCCCGCCGAAGCCGAAGTCGAGTACGTCACCGCCGACTCCGAAGCAGGGCTGGAGATCCTCCGCCACAGCACCGCGCACCTCATGGCGCAGGCCGTGCTCGAGCTCTTCCCGGGCGCCAAGCTCACCATCGGCCCCCCCATCGAGAACGGCTTCTACTACGACATCGACTACGAGCGGCCCTTCACCCTGGAGGACCTCGCCCGGATCGAGGAGCGCATGGGGGAGCTCTCCAAGAAGGACTTCCCCATCGAGCGCGCCGAGGTGAGCCGCGAGGAAGCCCTCGCCCTCTTCGAGAAGCGCGGCGAGAGCTACAAGATCGAGATGATCAACGAGCTTCCTCCGGGGGAGGGCATCTCGACCTACGCCCAGGGGGACTTCGTGGACCTCTGCCGGGGCCCCCACGTGCCCTCCACGGGGTGGCTGCGCCACTTCAAGCTCCTGAACGTGGCCGGGGCCTACTGGCGGGGGGACGAGAAGAACAAGATGCTCCAGCGCATCTACGGCACGGCCTTCCCGCGCCGCGAGGAGCTGGAGGGCCACCTCAAGAAGCTCGAGGAGGCCAAGGCCCGCGACCACCGCGTGCTGGGCAAGCAGCTCGGCATCTACCTCGTGGACGAGCAGGCGGGCGGCGGGCTCATCTACTGGCAGCCCAAGGGCACCATCGTCAAGAAGACCATCGAGCGCTTCTGGGAGGACGAGCACGTCCGCCGCGGCTACGAGCTCGTCTCCATCCCCCATATCGCGAGGGACACCCTGTTCCGCATCTCGGGGCACTACGACTACTACCGCGAGAACATGTACGTCCTGAACATCGACCAGGACGAGTACGTGCTCAAGCCCATGAACTGCCCGGGCCACATCCTCCTCTACCAGCAGCAGCTCCACAGCTACCGGGAGCTGCCGGTCCGCTACGCCGAATTGGGCACCGTCTACCGCTACGAGCGGAGCGGCGCGCTCCACGGCATGCTCCGGGTGCGCGGCTTCACCCAGGACGACGCCCACATCTTCTGCA
This region includes:
- the thrS gene encoding threonine--tRNA ligase, whose translation is MNGQVVDLNRSLPAEAEVEYVTADSEAGLEILRHSTAHLMAQAVLELFPGAKLTIGPPIENGFYYDIDYERPFTLEDLARIEERMGELSKKDFPIERAEVSREEALALFEKRGESYKIEMINELPPGEGISTYAQGDFVDLCRGPHVPSTGWLRHFKLLNVAGAYWRGDEKNKMLQRIYGTAFPRREELEGHLKKLEEAKARDHRVLGKQLGIYLVDEQAGGGLIYWQPKGTIVKKTIERFWEDEHVRRGYELVSIPHIARDTLFRISGHYDYYRENMYVLNIDQDEYVLKPMNCPGHILLYQQQLHSYRELPVRYAELGTVYRYERSGALHGMLRVRGFTQDDAHIFCTPEQAGEEVVGVIDLAHFMLKTFGYEDFQTELSVHDPANFGKYAGVPEDWEKAEAALRAALEKRGIPFKRYEGEAAFYGPKIDIKMLDALGRGWQGPTIQFDFNLPKRFDLSYIGPDSQRHPVVMIHRTVLGSMERFVGGLVEHYAGAFPAWLAPVQARVMTITDAQLPAAREVEKRLLAEGVRVHGDFRNEKIGYKIREAQMEKIPYMLVIGAREAEAGQVSLRVRGAGDVGAIPVEEAVRRIRADIAGRKLAPGGI